The following coding sequences lie in one Arachis ipaensis cultivar K30076 chromosome B05, Araip1.1, whole genome shotgun sequence genomic window:
- the LOC107643971 gene encoding 40S ribosomal protein S10-1 isoform X2 yields the protein MIIPEKNRKEICKYLFQEGVCYAKKDFNLAKHPEIDVPNLQVIKLMQSFKSKEYVRETFAWMHYYWFLTNDGIEHLRTYLNLPSEIVPATLKKQAKPPGRPFGGPPGDRPRGPPRFEGERRFGDRDGYRGGPRGPGGDFGGDKGGAPADYRPSFGGAGGRPGFGRGAGGFGGGAPTSSNAP from the exons ATG ATCATTCCGGAGAAGAACCGCAAGGAGATCTGCAAATACCTATTCCAAG AGGGAGTATGCTACGCGAAGAAGGACTTCAATCTTGCGAAGCACCCTGAGATTGATGTCCCGAATCTGCAGGTGATTAAGCTGATGCAGAGCTTCAAGTCGAAGGAGTACGTCAGAGAGACATTTGCCTGGATGCACTATTACTGGTTCCTCACCAACGATGGCATCGAGCATCTCAGGACATACCTCAACCTTCCTTCTGAGATCGTCCCCGCCACTCTCAAGAAGCAAGCCAAGCCACCTGGCAGGCCTTTTGGCGGCCCACCGGGTGACCGCCCCAGGGGTCCACCTCGCTTTGAGGGAGAGCGCAGATTCGGTGACCGTGATGGATACCGCGGAGGTCCACGAGGACCTGGCGGTGATTTTGGAGGAGACAAGGGTGGTGCTCCTGCTGACTACAGACCTTCTTTTGGG GGTGCTGGTGGAAGGCCTGGCTTTGGTCGGGGTGCTGGTGGTTTTGGAGGCGGTGCTCCAACAAGCTCAAACGCTCCTTAA
- the LOC107643970 gene encoding uncharacterized protein LOC107643970 (The sequence of the model RefSeq protein was modified relative to this genomic sequence to represent the inferred CDS: added 81 bases not found in genome assembly), translating into MLSSTASAQLPSCWYLFPSHLNAHHHAQQKRKLTSLTLANADRQVYNLCLSQAQKNNKGLESNYRTRYNFNLIQNHKYPFFQLLFPFDDTKDTNNQNSQTRKESQFEVDKHKGFKENNIARSLFTEMWWVDIKAAIGQRINLEGILCSAMVIVKSPKLALPHIAVPDIRYIDWAELRRKGFKGVVFDKDNTITAPYSLMPWPPLESSLERCKLEFGPDIAVFSNSAGLHEYDPDGSKARMLEAAVGIKVIRHKVKKPSGTAEEVEKHFGCESSKLIMVGDRPFTDIVYGNRNGFLTILTEPLSLVDEPFIVKQVRKLETTFVSYWCRRGLEPPVQKLLPNPMSCVKEPRP; encoded by the exons ATGCTGTCATCTACTGCTTCTGCTCAGCTTCCAAGTTGCTGGTACCTCTTTCCCAGTCATCTTAACGCCCATCATCATGCCCAGCAAAAGAGAAAACTCACCAGTCTAACACTTGCAAATGCAGATAGACAAGTCTACAATTTGTGTCTTTCTCAGGCCCAGAAAAACAATAAAGGGCTAGAAAGCAATTACAGGACTAGATACAATTTCAACTTAATTCAGAATCACAAATACCCA GAAGTAGACAAACATAAAGGATTCAAGGAAAACAACATAGCCAGGTCACTTTTCACAGAAATGTGGTGGGTAGATATAAAAGCAGCAATTGGCCAAAGAATCAACTTGGAGGGCATTTTATGTTCAGCAATGGTGATCGTAAAAAGCCCGAAATTGGCACTGCCTCATATTGCTGTTCCAGATATAAGGTACATTGATTGGGCTGAGCTTCGTAGAAAGGGATTTAAGGGTGTTGTCTTTGACAAGGATAATACTATTACAGCGCCGTACTCTTTGATGCCTTGGCCTCCTCTTGAGTCTTCATTGGAGCGTTGTAAACTGGAGTTTGGTCCTGATATTGCTGTATTTAGTAACTCTGCTG GACTTCATGAGTATGACCCTGATGGTTCTAAAGCTAGAATGCTTGAGGCTGCAGTTGGAATTAAAGTCATTAGACATA AAGTAAAGAAGCCATCCGGTACAGCCGAAGAAGTTGAAAAGCATTTTGGTTGTGAATCTTCAAAGCTAATCATG GTGGGTGATCGGCCTTTCACTGACATTGTTTATGGCAATCGTAATGGGTTCCTAACGATTCTCACAGAGCCTTTGAGTCTTGTTGATGAGCCATTTATTGTTAAGcag GTGAGGAAGCTGGAGACTACTTTTGTATCTTATTGGTGTAGAAGAGGGTTGGAGCCGCCTGTCCAGAAGTTATTGCCGAATCCCATGTCGTGTGTCAAAGAGCCACGCCCTTGA
- the LOC107643972 gene encoding homoserine dehydrogenase isoform X1, giving the protein MKTIPLILMGCGGVGCHLLQHIVSCRSLHSSQGLCLNVLGVSDSKSLVVTEDSSNKGLDDKFLMELCRVKRDGGSLSKLGDLGDCRLFSHPELQERILELASQLGGKTGLVFVDCSASSNTVPVLKQVVDMGCCIVMANKKPLTSTMEDFEKLYAYPRRIRHESTVGAGLPVIASLNRIISSGDPVHRIIGSLSGTLGYVMSEVEDGKPLSQVVRAAKSLGYTEPDPREDLGGMDVARKALILARILGQRINMDTIQIESLYPKEMGPDVMSVEDFMNSGLPLLDKDIQERVEKAASNGNVLRYVCVIEGSSCEVGIQELPKNSPLGRLRGSDNVLEIYTRCYTSQPLVIQGAGAGNDTTAAGVLADIVDIQDLFP; this is encoded by the exons ATGAAGACTATCCCTCTGATTCTAATGGGCTGCGGAGGAGTTGGTTGTCACCTTCTCCAACACATTGTTTCCTGCCGCTCTCTTCACTcctc ACAGGGACTGTGCTTGAATGTTCTGGGAGTAAGTGATAGTAAATCTTTGGTGGTTACGGAGGATTCGTCGAATAAAGGATTGGATGATAAATTCTTGATGGAACTTTGCCGTGTCAAGCGTGATGGCGGCTCTCTATCGAAACTTGGCGATCTTG GAGACTGCCGGCTATTTTCTCATCCTGAATTGCAAGAAAGGATTCTAGAGCTTGCCTCTCAACTTGGTGGCAAAACAG GTTTGGTCTTTGTAGATTGTTCTGCAAGCTCAAACACGGTTCCGGTGCTAAAACAAGTTGTTGATATGGGTTGTTGTATTGTTATGGCAAATAAGAAGCCTCTTACATCTACAATG GAGGATTTTGAAAAACTTTACGCATATCCGCGACGTATCCGGCATGAATCAACT GTAGGTGCTGGTCTTCCTGTGATAGCATCCCTAAATCGAATAATCTCTTCAGGGGATCCTGTTCATCGCATTATTGGGAGTCTGAGTG GGACATTGGGGTATGTAATGAGCGAGGTTGAGGACGGAAAGCCATTGAGCCAAGTTGTGAGAGCTGCTAAAAGTCTTGGTTACACTGAACCGG ATCCACGTGAAGACCTTGGTGGGATGGATGTTGCTAGAAAG GCTTTAATCCTTGCTCGAATACTTGGTCAACGAATTAATATGGATACTATTCAG ATTGAGAGTTTGTATCCAAAAGAAATGGGGCCTGATGTGATGAGTGTGGAAGATTTCATGAACTCTGGACTTCCATTGTTAGATAAAGACATTCAAGAGAGAGTAGAGAAGGCAGCCTCAAATGGAAATGTGCTTCGCTATGTTTGTGTAATAGAGGGCTCAAG TTGTGAAGTTGGAATTCAAGAGCTTCCAAAGAATTCTCCCTTAGGAAGGCTTCGAGGAAGTGATAATGTG TTGGAAATATACACTCGATGTTACACCAGCCAACCGTTGGTCATTCAGGGTGCTGGAGCTGGTAATGACACTACTGCTGCCGGTGTTCTTGCCGATATTGTGGATATCCAAGATCTGTTTCCTTGA
- the LOC107643972 gene encoding homoserine dehydrogenase isoform X2: MKTIPLILMGCGGVGCHLLQHIVSCRSLHSSQGLCLNVLGVSDSKSLVVTEDSSNKGLDDKFLMELCRVKRDGGSLSKLGDLDCRLFSHPELQERILELASQLGGKTGLVFVDCSASSNTVPVLKQVVDMGCCIVMANKKPLTSTMEDFEKLYAYPRRIRHESTVGAGLPVIASLNRIISSGDPVHRIIGSLSGTLGYVMSEVEDGKPLSQVVRAAKSLGYTEPDPREDLGGMDVARKALILARILGQRINMDTIQIESLYPKEMGPDVMSVEDFMNSGLPLLDKDIQERVEKAASNGNVLRYVCVIEGSSCEVGIQELPKNSPLGRLRGSDNVLEIYTRCYTSQPLVIQGAGAGNDTTAAGVLADIVDIQDLFP; the protein is encoded by the exons ATGAAGACTATCCCTCTGATTCTAATGGGCTGCGGAGGAGTTGGTTGTCACCTTCTCCAACACATTGTTTCCTGCCGCTCTCTTCACTcctc ACAGGGACTGTGCTTGAATGTTCTGGGAGTAAGTGATAGTAAATCTTTGGTGGTTACGGAGGATTCGTCGAATAAAGGATTGGATGATAAATTCTTGATGGAACTTTGCCGTGTCAAGCGTGATGGCGGCTCTCTATCGAAACTTGGCGATCTTG ACTGCCGGCTATTTTCTCATCCTGAATTGCAAGAAAGGATTCTAGAGCTTGCCTCTCAACTTGGTGGCAAAACAG GTTTGGTCTTTGTAGATTGTTCTGCAAGCTCAAACACGGTTCCGGTGCTAAAACAAGTTGTTGATATGGGTTGTTGTATTGTTATGGCAAATAAGAAGCCTCTTACATCTACAATG GAGGATTTTGAAAAACTTTACGCATATCCGCGACGTATCCGGCATGAATCAACT GTAGGTGCTGGTCTTCCTGTGATAGCATCCCTAAATCGAATAATCTCTTCAGGGGATCCTGTTCATCGCATTATTGGGAGTCTGAGTG GGACATTGGGGTATGTAATGAGCGAGGTTGAGGACGGAAAGCCATTGAGCCAAGTTGTGAGAGCTGCTAAAAGTCTTGGTTACACTGAACCGG ATCCACGTGAAGACCTTGGTGGGATGGATGTTGCTAGAAAG GCTTTAATCCTTGCTCGAATACTTGGTCAACGAATTAATATGGATACTATTCAG ATTGAGAGTTTGTATCCAAAAGAAATGGGGCCTGATGTGATGAGTGTGGAAGATTTCATGAACTCTGGACTTCCATTGTTAGATAAAGACATTCAAGAGAGAGTAGAGAAGGCAGCCTCAAATGGAAATGTGCTTCGCTATGTTTGTGTAATAGAGGGCTCAAG TTGTGAAGTTGGAATTCAAGAGCTTCCAAAGAATTCTCCCTTAGGAAGGCTTCGAGGAAGTGATAATGTG TTGGAAATATACACTCGATGTTACACCAGCCAACCGTTGGTCATTCAGGGTGCTGGAGCTGGTAATGACACTACTGCTGCCGGTGTTCTTGCCGATATTGTGGATATCCAAGATCTGTTTCCTTGA